From bacterium, a single genomic window includes:
- a CDS encoding nuclear transport factor 2 family protein, which translates to MNLFTSTQSLEIRKANRDFYDAIESLKIERMEDIWLNANEIQCIHPGWVERLVGWQAVMQSWYAIFQNTQYIEFNITDFNVTVDGQIASRHVHGKNDEFSFRRNFT; encoded by the coding sequence ATGAATTTATTTACGTCTACTCAATCATTGGAAATTCGTAAAGCCAATCGTGATTTTTATGATGCGATTGAGAGCCTCAAAATTGAAAGAATGGAAGATATCTGGTTGAATGCAAATGAAATTCAATGCATCCATCCGGGATGGGTTGAACGGCTGGTTGGGTGGCAAGCGGTCATGCAAAGCTGGTATGCAATATTTCAAAACACACAGTACATCGAATTTAACATTACTGATTTTAATGTCACGGTTGACGGTCAAATCGCAAGTCGTCACGTGCACGGAAAAAATGATGAGTTCAGTTTCCGGAGAAATTTTACATAA